One genomic region from Drosophila busckii strain San Diego stock center, stock number 13000-0081.31 chromosome 3R, ASM1175060v1, whole genome shotgun sequence encodes:
- the LOC108603371 gene encoding density-regulated protein homolog, with protein sequence MNCQREPAEYPLAVKYCGNCSMPFEYCEYYVEYDKCKEWLAKNHPEDYEKLLLREAAEATCAGGEKKRQTRGGKGLARCKKLNATDEDAAPKRVCLTCTTRGKNKRVTIVVGLAAYKIDLRAAAKFFGNKFACGSSATGTDEIVIQGDVRQELLMVIPDKWPEVAVEAIVDCDESKK encoded by the coding sequence atgAATTGTCAGCGAGAGCCAGCAGAATATCCGCTTGCTGTTAAATATTGCGGCAACTGCTCCATGCCGTTCGAATATTGCGAGTATTATGTGGAGTATGACAAATGCAAAGAGTGGCTGGCAAAGAATCATCCTGAAGACTatgaaaaattattgctaAGAGAAGCTGCCGAGGCGACATGTGCAGGTGGAGAAAAGAAGCGTCAGACGCGTGGTGGCAAAGGGCTCGCGCGCTGTAAGAAGCTTAACGCCACCGATGAGGATGCAGCGCCCAAACGTGTCTGTCTTACATGCACCACGCGTGGCAAGAATAAGCGTGTTACGATTGTTGTAGGGCTGGCTGcctataaaattgatttacgTGCGGCTGCAAAATtctttggcaacaaatttgcctGCGGTTCATCAGCTACAGGCACCGACGAAATTGTCATACAAGGCGATGTTAGGCAAGAGCTGCTAATGGTTATACCCGACAAGTGGCCTGAAGTGGCAGTTGAAGCTATTGTGGATTGTGACGAGAGTAAAAAATGA
- the LOC108603370 gene encoding probable peptidyl-tRNA hydrolase 2: MGDKLLDTTQIINGLAVMISFFVGYKYALKRGDACPKSDTSTSSDVSEEGAAAAVVDRNFGGFNDNFKMVLVVRNDLKMGKGKIASQCSHGAVGAYQRAVKCTPRLLRAWKNCGCAKIAVRVESEAELMTIKRAAEKNQLNTCLIRDAGRTQIEPNSKTVLAIGPAAAADIDRVTGHLKLL, from the exons ATGGGTGATAAACTGCTAGACACTACACAAATCATAAATGGACTGGCCGTGATGATATCATTCTTTGTCGGCTACAAATATGCACTTAAAAGAGGCGACGCCTGCCCTAAGTCTGATACATCGACATCATCTGATGTATCAGAGGAAGGTGCTGCAGCCGCTGTGGTTGACAGA AACTTTGGAGGCTTTAACGACAACTTTAAAATGGTGTTAGTCGTGCGCAACGACTTGAAGATGGGTAAGGGCAAAATAGCCTCCCAATGCTCGCATGGAGCGGTTGGTGCTTACCAAAGAGCTGTGAAATGTACACCTCGCCTACTTCGTGCCTGGAAGAACTGCGGCTGTGCTAAAATTGCAGTGCGTGTGGAGAGTGAAGCCGAACTAATGACCATAAAACGTGCTGCAgagaaaaatcaattaaataccTGTCTAATACGCGACGCTGGACGCACACAGATCGAACCAAACTCAAAGACTGTGCTGGCCATTggaccagcagctgctgccgatATCGATCGTGTGACAGGCCATCTGAAGCTATTGTAA
- the LOC108603368 gene encoding signal peptidase complex catalytic subunit SEC11A, producing MGLASMLQIDEMMGDFNRMNKRQSLYQVLSFAMIVSSALMIWKGLMVVTGSESPIVVVLSGSMEPAFHRGDLLFLTNYKEEPVRVGEIVVFKVEGRDIPIVHRVIKLHEKEDGTVKFLTKGDNNNVDDRGLYAPGQMWLTKKDIVGRARGFLPYVGIITIFMNEYPKVKWAILSVLAIFVLLHRE from the exons ATGGGTTTAGCGAGCATGTTACAGATAGATGAGATGATGGGCGATTTCAATAGAATGAACAAACGCCAG TCGCTCTACCAAGTGCTGAGCTTCGCTATGATTGTATCCTCTGCACTGATGATATGGAAGGGCCTCATGGTGGTTACCGGCAGTGAATCGCCCATTGTGGTAGTGCTCAGTGGCAGTATGGAACCGGCGTTCCATAGAGGCGATCTGCTCTTCCTTACCAACTACAAAGAGGAGCCAGTGCGCGTAGGTGAAATTGTTGTCTTCAAAGTAGAAGGGCGAGACATTCCCATTGTGCATCGTGTAATCAAATTGCACGAAAA GGAGGATGGCACAGTGAAATTCCTAACCAAGGGCGATAATAACAATGTAGATGATCGAGGATTGTATGCGCCTGGACAGATGTGGCTAACGAAAAAAGACATTGTTGGCCGTGCTAGAGGGTTTTTGCCTTATGTCGGcattattacaatatttatgaaCGAATATCCTAAAGTGAAG TGGGCTATACTCTCGGTCTTGGCGATTTTCGTGTTACTCCATCGGGAATAG
- the LOC108603369 gene encoding bifunctional transcriptional activator/DNA repair enzyme Ada: protein MVWINPHVRVSIKPLKALPLNIKYGFVATTFGKLLLGLTGNDAICLLYFVQNDEKTSLEEVQQRWPKIELIPDASVLAKCSKIFASDKENLPTIELAVKGTDLQLAVWNELVKTSCGKTCTYTELAELVGRPKAVRAVASAVAKNEISILIPCHRIVSKSGALKYHWGGELKRELLNYEANTER from the coding sequence ATGGTTTGGATTAATCCGCATGTGAGAGTGTCAATTAAGCCATTGAAGGCACTCCCCCTCAATATAAAGTATGGCTTTGTTGCGACAACATTTGGGAAATTATTACTTGGTCTAACAGGTAACGACGCAATTTGTCTTTTGTATTTCGTGCAAAATGATGAAAAGACTTCGTTGGAGGAAGTGCAACAACGCTGGCCAAAGATTGAACTTATACCAGATGCATCGGTCTTAGCCAAGTGCAGCAAAATCTTTGCTAGCGATAAGGAAAACCTTCCCACTATTGAGCTTGCAGTTAAAGGCACAGATTTACAGCTGGCGGTTTGGAATGAGCTTGTGAAAACCAGCTGTGGCAAAACATGTACCTATACAGAGCTGGCTGAGCTTGTGGGCCGTCCTAAGGCAGTGCGAGCAGTTGCCAGCgcagttgccaaaaatgaaatatCAATACTTATACCATGTCATCGCATTGTGTCCAAAAGCGGTGCTCTCAAGTACCACTGGGGCGGCGAACTAAAGCGTGAATTGTTAAACTATGAAGCAAATACAGAGAGATAA
- the LOC108603373 gene encoding cytochrome c oxidase assembly protein COX16 homolog, mitochondrial, translated as MSFTQKLNYYANKKSFKYGVPFLVMIVAGSFGLQQFSSLRYQYAKIQPVSPEEMKKYGVKMKKRQDVTLETEYNKVQSIDIDNWSNKRGPRPWEEEELAKKS; from the exons atgtcGTTTACACAAAAGCTTAACTATTACGCCAACAAAAAGTCTTTCAAATACGGCGTGCCCTTTCTTGTTATGATAGTAGCTGGTTCTTTTGGGTTGCAGCAGTTTTCCAGCTTAAG GTATCAATACGCTAAAATACAGCCTGTTTCACCAGAAGAGATGAAAAAATATGGCGTGAAAATGAAGAAACGCCAAGACGTAACGCTTGAAACAGAATATAACAAAGTTCAGTCTATCGATATTGATAATTGGTCCAATAAGCGAGGCCCACGTCCCTGGGAGGAGGAGGAACTGGCGAAAAAATCTTAG